In the Quercus lobata isolate SW786 chromosome 5, ValleyOak3.0 Primary Assembly, whole genome shotgun sequence genome, one interval contains:
- the LOC115988671 gene encoding protein FAR1-RELATED SEQUENCE 8-like, translated as MTDDTTFSPSDHALSPCPNLDITIEEGSQNSDQLLEHDGDLENDHGTEQLFEIDGDDHEGNDLENECEQLFEIEGNDLETDRDDTTIVDFQNGISERKDYPPPVVGMEFESYDDAYNYYNCYARELGFAIRVKSSWTKRNSKEKRGAVLCCNCEGFKMIKEANSRRKETRTGCLAMIRLRLVESNRWRVDEVKLEHNHSFDPERAQNSKSHKKMVIGDKRKLEPTVDVEVRTIKLYRTPVVDAMGYGSSNSNEGEANNHFDRSRRLKLKNGDAQVIYDYFCRVQLTDPNFFYVMDLNDEGHLRNVFWIDSRSRAAYGYFGDVVVLDTTCLSNNYDIPVLAFVGVNHHGQSVLLGCGLLADETLETYIWLFRAWLTCMSGRPPQTILTNQCRAMQTAIAEVFPRAHHRFWLPLVMQSMLDSLSEYQEYDAFQTILRRTVYDSIKVEEFEMAWEDMIQRFGAREHEWLRILYEDRERWVPVYSKDTSFAGMSNSEMVGTVSAFFDGYMYQQTSLKEFFHMYEIVLQKKHQKEALDDLESRDSSDILKTSCYYELQLSKLYTKEIFQKFQDEVVTMSSCFNITQAHTNGPVVTYMVKERDGEEILRDVRNFEVMYDKATAEVRCICSCFNFKGYLCRHALCVLTYNGLEEIPYHYILSRWRKDFKRLYVPDLGSNNVDTTNPVQWFDHLYRRAMQVVEEGMISQDHYMVAWQAFKESLNKVRLVAEKHM; from the coding sequence ATAGAAGAAGGTTCTCAAAACAGCGACCAACTGCTTGAGCATGATGGTGACCTTGAGAATGACCATGGAACTGAGCAATTATTTGAGATTGATGGTGATGACCATGAAGGCAATGACCTTGAGAATGAATGTGAGCAACTGTTTGAGATTGAAGGCAATGACCTTGAAACTGACAGGGATGATACAACCATAGTTGATTTTCAAAATGGCATATCTGAAAGAAAGGACTATCCCCCACCAGTTGTGGGGATGGAGTTTGAATCATATGATGATGCTTACAATTATTATAATTGCTATGCCAGGGAACTTGGATTTGCCATCAGGGTGAAGTCTTCTTGGACAAAACGCAACAGCAAAGAGAAGCGTGGTGCAGTGCTGTGTTGCAATTGTGAGGGTTTTAAAATGATTAAAGAAGCAAACAGTCGCAGGAAAGAAACTAGAACAGGTTGTCTTGCAATGATTAGGTTGAGGTTAGTGGAATCTAACAGGTGGAGAGTTGATGAAGTCAAGCTTGAACACAACCATTCATTTGATCCTGAAAGAGCGCAAAACTCCAAGTCACACAAGAAGATGGTGATTGGGGATAAAAGAAAGTTAGAACCAACTGTTGATGTGGAAGTACGTACAATCAAGTTGTATCGAACACCTGTAGTAGATGCAATGGGATATGGAAGCTCAAACTCTAATGAAGGAGAAGCTAACAACCATTTTGATCGTTCTAGGCGCTTGAAGCTTAAAAATGGAGATGCACAAGTCATTTATGATTACTTCTGTCGGGTTCAGTTAACAGATCCAAATTTTTTCTATGTGATGGATCTCAATGATGAAGGGCATTTGAGGAATGTGTTTTGGATTGATTCTAGGTCTAGGGCTGCATATGGTTATTTTGGTGATGTAGTAGTGTTGGACACAACATGCTTGTCAAACAATTATGATATTCCAGTCTTGGCATTTGTTGGTGTGAATCACCATGGGCAGTCTGTTCTGCTGGGTTGTGGTTTGCTTGCAGATGAAACGCTAGAAACATACATTTGGTTGTTTAGGGCATGGCTTACATGTATGTCTGGTCGGCCTCCTCAAACTATCTTAACAAACCAGTGCAGGGCCATGCAAACTGCAATTGCAGAGGTGTTTCCCAGAGCTCACCATCGATTTTGGTTGCCACTTGTAATGCAAAGCATGCTTGACAGTTTGAGTGAGTATCAAGAATATGATGCATTTCAGACAATATTGAGGAGGACGGTATATGACTCTATAAAAGTAGAAGAATTTGAAATGGCTTGGGAAGATATGATCCAGCGTTTTGGAGCAAGGGAACATGAGTGGCTTCGAATCCTGTATGAAGATCGAGAACGTTGGGTTCCAGTATACTCGAAAGACACATCATTCGCTGGAATGTCCAACTCTGAAATGGTTGGTACAGTGAGTGCTTTTTTCGACGGTTATATGTATCAACAAACTTCTTTGAAAGAATTCTTTCACATGTATGAGATAGTTCTACAAAAGAAGCATCAGAAAGAAGCTCTTGATGATCTTGAGTCAAGAGATTCAAGCGACATTTTGAAAACAAGTTGCTATTATGAGTTGCAGCTCTCTAAATTGTATACAAAAGAAATATTCCAGAAGTTCCAAGATGAGGTGGTGACGATGTCTTCTTGTTTTAACATAACACAAGCTCATACAAATGGACCTGTTGTAACATACATGGTGAAAGAACGTGATGGGGAGGAGATTCTGAGGGATGTCAGGAATTTTGAAGTTATGTATGATAAAGCAACAGCAGAAGTTCGCTGCATTTGCAGTTGCTTTAACTTCAAAGGCTATCTTTGCCGACATGCATTATGTGTCCTTACCTATAATGGTTTGGAGGAGATTCCGTATCACTATATTTTGTCAAGATGGAGGAAGGATTTTAAGCGTTTGTATGTGCCAGACCTTGGCTCCAATAATGTTGATACTACAAACCCGGTACAGTGGTTTGATCATTTGTACAGACGAGCCATGCAAGTTGTGGAGGAAGGGATGATATCACAAGATCATTATATGGTAGCTTGGCAAGCGTTTAAAGAGTCTTTGAATAAGGTCCGTCTTGTAGCAGAGAAGCACATGTAA